The genomic interval ACTTAATTGTTTAAATATATAATGACAAACCCTATACACATTAAAAACTTAAGTAGTTTTAATTACGGATATATGTGACTAGTTATCTTTGGCTAGTAAAAATGACGTCACATCTTCAACTATAAATCATCCTAGTTCCGACTGGTTAATGGCGTCACAGATATATGTTATGCAAGTAAGACTGTTGTCCAGCAAAGGGCGCTAACTACATTTCTGACGAGATTATATAAGATTTATTAGGCGCTGTTCACCATGAGTGGAAAATAAATCgaataaaacttaatttttatTGTATTCTCAGAACGTATGTATGCATGTGCGTTATTCTGTGTTAAGACTTAACTATAAATTGATTAAATTGCAATTTTCCAAAATATTAGTTTACCCTGATTTATTCCCATTTATACATTAAGACATGTATAAGAACTCATTAAGACATTAAGAAACTCAGCGCTAGTGTGGAACAGTCCATTTGGCAGCAACTGCATGTTTGCAAACCTTCCTCTCAACCTCTGTCAGGTTGGAAGCTAATGCTACAGCAGTCCCACACGAGGAACCAAACGTTAGAATTAGCCACTTATACGGTTTTACTACGTCTTACTttgaaatacaacattttaatttagtcagttttcataaatattattattattatcattattattttcaaacatacCTGTAGAAGAAGTACTCCACTTTCTCCACCACGACAATCACACTAACTTAGTTTTTCTCCGCCGCTATTTCCACACTGATGATTGGTTGGAGTTTATATCAGAGAACCAATCAGTTGCGGCTGGAGATAATGATCTGCCCACACAGATCGTTGTAGTTGTAGGTAGTTGTAAACTGTCGgggttttttttcgttttttttttttttatcaaccagttaatgtttttttttttttaatctcaagaTTTACACTTTAGCTTAAAATTCGTCTCACccactgtatttttttacagGTCATTTTAAGTTACTTGTTTTGTCCCATATGAGCAAATTTGTTGCTAATTCTCTTGCTGTGATTTTGTAACGTGTCAAGAAAAGTTCTATACAACtcaagtttattattattatttgtgtaagATATTATTTTGTTGCCAAGGGCAAGAAGTTCTTACGTCCCCTTCACTCtagccttcaaaataagagggaacTAAGAGGGTTCCGGTCACTACAACATCCTGTCAAAACCTtttacattaacaatatacattattattattggaatTTGAATCTGATTAATACAACCAGGCAACTAATAAAGGATGTTGTTGGAATGGTGGTCATCAAAACACATTCTCGATTTCAGTCTAAGTCTTATTTTCCTACGCAAACATAGACAAgccaaaaactttatttaaactttaattttgaAGGAATATGACCGGAAGTTATATTTTCGGACTAACCGGAGTCACTTGATGCTTCCGTTAGAGATAAAACCATGGACGAGTatcaaacagaagaggaggtAGGCGTCATACTTTTAACTATTCCTCGTGTATCTTTACTGCAACTGTAAACGTTTTCTCTGTGTCCCGTCGCTGTGAAACGGTTTGATTTAGCAGCTGCTCGGCTAACCTGCTAGCTTAAACTGCACTCTTTTGTTCTTCACCCACAGACTGCGTTCATCGTTGAAGATGTGAGCAAAGTAATTAAAGAGGTAAAAATCATGTTTTCCATTGTTGTAATATGTTGTCATATTTGTCTGCTCAGTGATACTCTTTAGCTACCAACTTTTGTGTTTAGCGACCGTCGGTTGCTAAGGAACGCAGACGGTTGCTAGGCAGCACCGAAAGCCCCCACACTGACTATATTTAAATTCAGTAGTTTGCTGATAAAGTTATATTTTATGGCACATAATGTCATGTATTTATATCATGTATTGACATGTATcataacatttatttcatttaatcgTTTTAGTTCTGCttatttattgatattattagtatttatttagttataaCTCTGCCTGTGGTTTCTCCTAAAACTTTTGAAAAAGTGATTCATTGGTTCCTATTTTTGTGcaatttctattattattactacatcCAACCTAGTCTTTGTTTgcataaattaaaatgtgtgtgtgtgtgtctgtgagtggaGGTGTATcttttgtgttagttagttagtttattTTGGTCACAGGTATGCACAAATGAATGCGGCtacatttgtgttgacacatattaacacattatgtgtgttttatgtgaagCTCACCTGGCTGTACAACAGAGATTGATTGTGTGATTTATTGTCgtttactgtatttttaaggctaaccctcatgtggaagatgaagtgctagaaaatggatggatgaatggatggataaagAGAATAACCTTGTGGGTGTAGATCTGTTCTTAATTccagtttgttgtgtctgtagTCAGTAGAAGCCGCCATAGGAGGAAGTACTTACCAACACAGCAGAGTAAACCAGTGGTCCACATCTGTAGTGGAGCAGTGCCTCAGTCAGCTCAGCAAAATGGGAAAGCCTTTCAAATATATCggtatgtttgttttctctcgtcagaaaaaaaaaattgttgtaaAAAAAGTTGGTATTAAaactgagtttttgtttttcccctcagtaACCTGCATCATCATGCAGAAAAATGGTGCTGGTCTACAAACTGCTAGCGCCTGCTTCTGGGACAACTCTACTGAtggtaaaatcaaacactcctctgtataataaaatacactctcaatatttgtttttaacagtttgTCACATTTCTGCAAATGGAAAACTAATATTTGGCAGCAAATATTAGTTTAGTCTTGAGAAGGGTTGTCTCTTAGAGAGTCACAAACTGGTAGCATTAAATGCATAAATGCAGAGGTGATGCTGTCACTAACTCAGTGTTTATTTCATTAAACAGGGAGCTGTGCAGTGAGGTGGGAGAACAAGTCCATGTACTGTATCGTCAGTGTTTTCGGCCTCGCCATTTGAACCCACTGCTCACTTTTGTAATcagatttttacaaaacacGCCTCGGATGTAGGTTATGATCCAAGAAAAAAATTATTAGATTTCAGTGGTGATCCAGATTCAggaaggttttttaaaaaaaaacatgcattatacaggagttattttttgttttgacatcTTCATTAATACTCtgctaaaaatgtgaaaatgagccAGACAACTATTTGGCTTGACGTTATGTTAAAACTGAATGGCCAGTGTAAAGATAATAAGAAAAAAGTAACCATATTGATTACTTATAAGCTTTGCTTTCACTACACAGATCTCTTGTCCAAAATGGGGTTTCACAGAATAACAGCAAGCTGATTTATAGTATTAAAGGGACTTCATAATTCCATGTTCAAATGCAGCAAATACAGGGGTGTTAAttatgacacaaaacaacagctttgaGGAAAAGTACCTGTGCGCATCTTcttgaaatgtcaaaaaaaggcACTTAAGTTttcaaaagatttattttttgaaaaactttGCATCGAGTTTGGCCTTCTCAGATTCATTCATGAAGTATAACTGTATGTTCTTTTGACTGAATAAAATTGATTTAAACACTATGGGGTATATACAGACTTTATTGTATGTGAAATGACAGCGTGGTACATGTACACATTTTctcataaaataagaaaaatctcaaaaaaatGTCTAACATCATAACTCACAATTACCTCATTTGACCACCTCAAATCAACATGTTACATTCACTCTGACAAATCAGGTATTTACATGATTTAAGACTGCAGCCCATTTATGTAAAGACAAGGCACCATCTTGATTTGAATCCACATTGAGATTTTAAAACTaggaaaacaattgttttttgcCACTTGTATTCATGGCAGAAAATGGCAAAGGTAGGATCCGAAAAATGTCCTTAAATAGTCGTGATTTACATAAGGCAAAAACTATTTGGCTAATGGTATAAATACCACATGTGCAGGGATAAGAAATGATCACTTTCTAGATCAGTAGTACATTAACACAACATCATTAGAAATCCATGCAGttaatcaaaatgtgtccaagTAATCAGATAATACAGTATCAAATGTCACCACCTTGcagcaaaataaatacagttaacataaAAGTGAAAGGAGTGCAATAACAAAGCTGCTTTCAACGAAAAGCTCTGGTAAGGAGTGGCTGAAAATCAGTGGCACTGTGTCCAGTTAAGGCTCTTTCtgtattatatttaaaacacattgtcACAGTCAGCACTGCTATTATGAACTCAGGTGGTCAGAGAACAGAGTGGAatggcaaaaacaacacaggatCGATTTAGAAAGACAagaaagcattaaaaacaaagtactCGGAGAAATCCCCTAATGAAATTAACACGTTTCCTGATTATTTTTAACTAATGAtgtaaagataaaataatcacattagtGAAATATCTGGCATtgtacatgtttacattgtttgattttattctACCGAGCCTGCAGCCATGTGATCATCCAGGTCACACGGTTGCAGGTTCACTTTCCTCCACAGATCCATGTTTACATaatgtaaacatttgtttttcagtgagACTGGAAGTATAAACAGGAGGATCTTCAACTTTCAGTGAAATTACAGTACATTCAGTAGACATGGaacccttttttaaaaaatagattTATGTACACTTAACAATATATCATTCAATCCAAATACTTGCTtatgtacacatactgtacacggGATTGATTGTTTTCATGAAATCTCGTGGTTTTTCAACAGGAATACTGGAAAAAAGAAGAGTGGGAGCTTCAGTCACTGTCGCTCTTGTCCTGGTACTTGGCAGTTGCTTTGATTGCGCGTCCATTTTGTAAAGGCATGTCTTCATAATCGCTCCTtcacaaagagaaaacatcacATTACGCTAAATTAAATGTTCTACCACTGCACATACACTAAAGTTCAATCGGAATTCAAGTACACTTTTTCAAGCGTTTCAAGAACAATCCGTCTTATACACTTACCCATATATTACTTCATCATCCGAGTCATTTAGCATGGAGAACGCAGGATTATCCTTCAACTGGGAGTCTGCGGAATTTAACACAACCAGGTGCAATAAATACAAAAGCTCATTATCACCCTGAAGAGTAGAGGAAAGATTAAGAATTGTCAGAGACTGCATTAGTTACCATAAAGGGCATTTTTGGAGGGGGAATACACAAATGCTAATGTGTACAAGTAAAAGTTGAGAAGGCCATAGAAGGATAAAAATTCAGCTGGTATGTCTGGAGTTAAGGAATAATAGCTCACTCATGTGTCATGTTGCACAGTTTAAAGTTTTGGTTAACATTGtggtttaaaacaaataatatatacatatatagagaaAAGGATATAGTTTTGATAATGAGTAGAGAGTTCAGCCACAAAGTTGTTCTGGAGAGCCTTGGCACCAAACCTCAGATAGAGAATAATCAtgctggagggggggggggagaaaaaagaacaacataAATCAATCAGATCGAAAGAAACCAAACTCTTCAAAGAGCTCTTCCcacttttttaacatgttttgtaAATTTCCATTCAACAGACCTTATGATGAGCACCACAAATGTCAGTACCGTCAAAAACTTGAGCCGGAGATCTACAGTTTGGTAACACACAGCAAATGAGGGTTAAAATGAGCGGTAAAATGTTGTTACTGAATCAAATAAAGAGAGGCGTGGTTTGGTGTTATACCCGAGTACGGCATGTTTTTGAGTTCAGAACAAGCTCTGACAATGAGGAAAATCAGGTAGAGGATGTAGAGGGCAACCACAACCAGGAAAAAGATCTTCATGCCCTGCAGAAATAACAATGGatattatttattgataaaGGACATAAACAAAGTGTCTGGTCGAAATATACAGGTGTCTTaacatttgttgtattttggACAACTGGACAACAAGTTGCCATATAAAAAAACTGCTAGTTTATGAATTTATACCGAGTTGTTTTGGCGTACATCATTTAAACCGTCAACCTGATTAAATGATCCAACTGGTATCCAAGCATGTCTTTAAAAGGCCAAAGTCTCACCTGAAAGTTCACGATATCCACTTTGTACTGATATGTAGGATCCTTGAGTTCATTGACCCTGAAAAGTCAGACAAAACGAGTAGATCTTGTTCAGTCCTGAGCagagactgtatataaaagtggACGTAGTCTGGTTTGAAAAATGAACCCTAAGGGAGTCATTGAGGTAGTTGCTGGTGACGTCAGACTTACGTTTGCCAAATACCCAGTGTAACCGCTGAGAGCCACAGAAGACCGACAATGATCAACTTAGGCAGGTAGAACGTCAGGAACTTTCTCTCACCCTGTGGAAATAACacaaactgtttaaaaacaaaacaaacaaaaaaacaagactcaTAGTAGAATTAGCGGGGAATCAATAATACTGGACCCACCTGAACTCTGATGCCATGGTAGACACAGAGCCAGAAGAGTAAGAGAGCACACAGGAACAGAGCCTGAAAGAAATCATCCAACGTCCCAGGGAACCAGCTGTTGACCAGGAACGACAGTGGGAAGAATGGATCTGAACAGCAAAAAAAGCAACACCATCAACCTGAACGtcttaaaatgtaacatttaaactttatttgggTGTAAAAAGAGCTACTGTAGCTCAGTAATGGCTTACAAGTGAGACAGTGGAAATACAAGCACATTCATAGATAAAGGAACAATAATAAACTCACCGTTGTAGAGTAAAAGCAATGGGAGCAGGATAGACATCCATTTCTGCTCGATGCCCCAGTCCCTCATCGAAAACTTCCTCAGAGAATGAGCAAACagacactggaaaaaaaatgagaggGAAGTCAGTAACAGTAGATTTCATACATATAGATAAAAGAAGTCCTCATGTAACCACCTCTCTTACCGTCACCATGAAGGTCAGCACCACAAAGACGAACCGGAACCAGATCTCTACTTGTGAGAAGGTGGGATTATACGTTTTCCACTGAACAGGAAAGGAGGTAAACCAGAGAACAGGAAGgaggtaaacaaaaaaacttaagAGCTCAagctataaaataaaatccagtactgaaacaaatacagacattaGAGTTGGTTTTATGAAATTGAGAAAAATCCTGTTGGCGTTTGTCACCTACCACAAACTTAACCTTGAGTTCAAACGTGATGTTTTCAAGGTCCTTGAAACTGACCACAACCTGATACTGGGTGTAGTTCAAATATCCCAGATGAAGCACAATAATCTCCTCACATTTCTgtcaggagacaaaaaaaaaagatgcatctCTGTCAGTTCACTTAATGATCTAAGGCCGTAGCAAAATCAATACATTTGATTCCATTAATAAACTTTTAGGAAGGTATTTGTAGAGATGAGCAACATTTCTTCAGTAAACTGATGCCACATGGTGGgtatcttttaaaaatattaattgtAGCAGCAGAAAAAGCAATTCATCTCAAGTGGTATTTATGAAATGGATTCATTTCCGGTTGAGACAAATTATCTGTATATTGCAAGATGGATGAAATGGAAATgcgtttggtgtttttttttgtctgtttgtctgtgtctaaTATTTTCTTCAGTTGGACGTCAGGATGTGTGCGACCATTTCcattggttgtttttttcttgtttgatgTCCCCACCTGCCTTCTGTCTGACCAAACAGGAGACGCTTGATCGTATGATAATTTTCACATCCTGTGTTGCTACACCTGCACTGTATtttgtttcttgtcttttttgtttgtatgatAAATGATATTTCATGTACACACTATGCTGCGCCTGTCGCTGCTGCCTGACTACATGAttaatgacaatgaagaaaaaaagacagagagagagagaaggttgaGTTGCTGATTGACACTCACATTCCCGCAGTGCAGCGTTCGGGATTTCTGGTGCACTTTGTTAATGTGCATCACGCTGGCGTCCTGCATCACTCCCTTCAGTTCCACGTTGATTTCAAAAGGCTGCCGAAAGtctcccactgacacacagagagcagcaaCAGTGAGCCATTATTAATGAGCCGCAGATGTTTATACAGCATAATAACAGATAAACTGTCTGTGAAATGTCACGCGGAGACGCCCTCCTCATTAAACACAGTGAACAGCTGTCATCTGTCACTCAGTGGGTGACCTTACTATTGCTGTTTTCGGCCTGCATCACACAGGTGAGCCATAGCTGCTGGTTGTAtgtggtgagaggaggagaaactaGGATGAAGGGCCCCGTCTGAAAACATACAGTTAATGACATCAGCAAATATGTTCATCATTCAATCAATGGcgtcattaaaatgacattcaaGATTACCTCTTTCCCGTTATAGCACATAGCAACAAACACGTCATAAAGCCGCGTTTAACCTTTAACACAGAAAATACTGCATACCCACAAAAAGGTCAGAAACTCGACTTATAAAAACCACTCTTATCATcaccaaacacatttaaacaccgAACACAATCAGCCTGATCATctaaacaaagaacaaacatgTCTGCTGGacagcagagactccacaggctttttatcactttacaacCTAGATTTGACTCAGTGATTACAGTGAATTTACACTTCTGTGTTACCTATATTTTTATTCACACAGAGCTTGTAATTGaagatatatacagtactataaaaacaaataatccacAAATAATAATCCAATAATCTCGGACATAACATTCACAGCATTGTATTACGTTATGATGATACACCTTaatattttggacaaaaaactCCAAAGACTGACAATAAACTCACACCTACATAGAAATGTCTTACCTTAACTGAGGCATTTTTTACCAATAACTGATCACCACTGTGCTCTTGCTCAGCAATGACCCGAGGACCTACAAAAAAGGAAGAATAGTGATATTTTTGTGTGCCAGTGTGGCCCTACTCATTCACATGATTAAACTTAAACATACAACTCTAATACATATACtgatatacaaaaaaaaacacaagtgcaaCAATAATGAAGAAATTTAAAAGATAATGGCACACCGACTCAAGGTTAGTGAGGTTAAAGTGTTGGTGCATGTGAACTGAACATTACTGATCTTTGTGTTCattaaaagtcatagttaagttcAGTATTGACTgtgtattacatttaaaatgttgaccAAACAAATCAAAGGATTGACTACTCTGTACATTATTACAAGGATGTTTCCAACATCATGTCagtgttaatatatatatatatatatatacacacatatacacatatattttaTCTACATAGAACATAAAATTAACTGAATTTCAATTAGATAACAATTACTGCTTCAGTCAAagtcagaggtctcaaactcatgcCCTCGCCCTCCCATACGGAGTAGCTGTTTGTTCCCACACAGTTCCTAACCAGACTGAACAtcatgtggcccccaggtcattgcAGTTTGAGACCCCAGGCCTATGTGTTTGAAATTAGAGCAGATGGACTTGTTTCACAGGATTGTGGTGAACAACACGAATGGTTTTTCCCTCTTCCAAAAGTGTGCACGACAGAAAAAAGAGTCGCGGAACTATTTAGACAGAAGAGGATGGTCTTCATGTATTAAAGATTGTTTATCAGTGCTTGATAAcagcatgttctccatgtgtgtgtgtgtgtgtgtggggggggggggggggggttctccattttcctccttcagtccaaaaacatgcagatttgaggattaagcaaattggacactaaattgactgtaggtgtaagtttgaaagtaaatgtttgtctctatgtgctCCTGTAATGGACTGGCACCTGTCCCagagtgtaccctgccttttgccctatgtcaactgggattggcaccagcgactgtcatgtggaggatacagctgCATGGATGCACGTTTGATAACAAATAGTAGTGACCGTGAATCACGTGACAGGATGAATTATGACCGAGTGTTAATGCAGTGCTGCAGCAGAGATGTTTCTCAGACGTACCTGCGACCCCAACGAAGAGTGTGAGGCCGAAGCAGACCAGGAACACCACGAAGACCAGGACAAAATGTCTTTTGGACAGGGTGTAGAGCCGCATAGGAGCTAGTCTGTCACAAGGAGACACGCAATCATTTTAACCCACACTCGCTAAAGACCACAAGTATAGACAGAAAGCAGGAGAAGAtaaatttaattttgtttttttttttaaaacatcaccGTATGTCTTATTTTATAAAGCCGTTACAGACAGTGCAGGTGTGGGTATGTCAACATAGCTAGCTTCTATGCTACGTAACATATGTCAAGAGAGAGCAAAATCATATTCTCGCACGTTTTAATCATCCAGTCACATATCTGCAGTGTCCTACAAACAATTCTCATACTCACTGCTCCATTTGTGCCCGTTTTAAGTGTCAGGAGCGAGAAAAGGCTTTAAAAGTCAGTCCGCCAAAGCCACATCCGTGAATGCGCGTCAGTCAGCAGTGCAACGTCATTGAATGGGCGGGGTCAAGATCACGTGGCGACGATGTGGCGGAAAGAGAACGTGCTTGTCTGAGGCACGCACCTGACGGGAACGCGCACTGATTGTGGAGCGTCTGAGGTGTGtattctctatttttattgaattttattGCCACAATAAAAGCCATGGCCTGTATGAAATACACATTGTCCACATGAAATTCAACCAAATATTACACCATTACCaccattttattctgaaggttctacaaaataaaataaacagggtGTGCATTCCTTTTGGCAGAACTggttattattacattacatgttataCAGCTGCTGAGATTTGCATCCCACATTTTATTAAGCCAGGAAGCTTTTTACACGTGTGAAATTAACTCTCATATGCAAGAAGACATTCataaaatggtccaaaaaagagaCAGTAAGAGACAGCTGTCTGGgcaaaaatgtcttgttgatgCCATAggtcaaatgaaaatggtcaGACTGGTTCATAACAATAGCAATGGCACAGTAACACAGTAAGTCAAATTATAATTTGGATGGACCACACTAGGTGCCTCTCCTGCCTCTTTCaagtgtcctgtgtacctaataaagtggcctatAAATGTAGTTTCCTCAGTTTCAGAGTGTGTGCTGACTAAGTGCCACTACCACCATAATGTACTGACATATTAACTGAACAAATCCATTGTTAATGTTATCAGTGACACATTTTACACCTTAAACTTATAACAAAATATCTATGGTGGAAAAAAGAGCCCAATATAGAGCTCAGTGGGGGATAAATGTGCATGAGCAGGCCACATTTTCTGCCCCCTCTGTTGAATATTTATGCATCTATAGAAAAGAGTGGAGTGACATATCAGATATGTGTGACTCCACTGTTGTACTCAAACAGTCTTAACAAAACAGTATTTAGCACTGTGTGCTatgttgtgctgtgttttgtAAGTCGCCTATATCACTATCTAACTTTTTAAAAGGTAGTCTAATatcatattttttcttttgattgtaGGGCGAGgtcaattcattttatttcatgaaaaaaGTTGCTCAGTCATTGGTTCCTGCTGCCAGAACTAACAGGCTGGATGAGAATACATTTTAAGCATGTGCAGCAGGACTTAATAGCATTTGAATGTCGACTTTTAATTTGCAATAAACTATTTAGGAGACATGAATTTATTGCAATTTAAGTGATACAATCCTCTATTGTAAACGTGGATTGTGACGTTTCACAACAAATTACAAACACCAGTGTTATCTTTCTGAAAACACTTGTTGACTTTAATGGGCCTCTCCCTCGATTAGATTGCGATATTAATCTATTATTATATAAtagattattatataataatctaTGTCAATCTATGACAATGTGTGTCTAATACAATGAATTCGTATTAGTCTTGCTTGTTTTCCCGCATTTTCTATGATATTATTCGGGGCCAAAGGAAGAGGAGTTGCGTCAattttcaatacatttttgataatgttactgatgatgatgatttgtgTTAGACCCACCTGTAAAAGCGGTCATCTCTGTACGGTGTCAGCTCCTCCTTCAGCTCGGTGTAGGCCTCCTGGATCCTCCTGCAGAAGTGTTTCAGCTCACTGTACAGAGGGTTTTCCAACACCGACGAG from Solea solea chromosome 17, fSolSol10.1, whole genome shotgun sequence carries:
- the dynlt1b gene encoding dynein light chain Tctex-type 1 gives rise to the protein MDEYQTEEETAFIVEDVSKVIKESVEAAIGGSTYQHSRVNQWSTSVVEQCLSQLSKMGKPFKYIVTCIIMQKNGAGLQTASACFWDNSTDGSCAVRWENKSMYCIVSVFGLAI
- the tmem181 gene encoding transmembrane protein 181 isoform X1: MDSDYSSVLENPLYSELKHFCRRIQEAYTELKEELTPYRDDRFYRLAPMRLYTLSKRHFVLVFVVFLVCFGLTLFVGVAGPRVIAEQEHSGDQLLVKNASVKTGPFILVSPPLTTYNQQLWLTCVMQAENSNMGDFRQPFEINVELKGVMQDASVMHINKVHQKSRTLHCGNKCEEIIVLHLGYLNYTQYQVVVSFKDLENITFELKVKFVWKTYNPTFSQVEIWFRFVFVVLTFMVTCLFAHSLRKFSMRDWGIEQKWMSILLPLLLLYNDPFFPLSFLVNSWFPGTLDDFFQALFLCALLLFWLCVYHGIRVQGERKFLTFYLPKLIIVGLLWLSAVTLGIWQTVNELKDPTYQYKVDIVNFQGMKIFFLVVVALYILYLIFLIVRACSELKNMPYSDLRLKFLTVLTFVVLIISMIILYLRFGAKALQNNFVAELSTHYQNSAEFLSFYGLLNFYLYTLAFVYSPSKNALYDSQLKDNPAFSMLNDSDDEVIYGSDYEDMPLQNGRAIKATAKYQDKSDSD
- the tmem181 gene encoding transmembrane protein 181 isoform X2, which gives rise to MEQLAPMRLYTLSKRHFVLVFVVFLVCFGLTLFVGVAGPRVIAEQEHSGDQLLVKNASVKTGPFILVSPPLTTYNQQLWLTCVMQAENSNMGDFRQPFEINVELKGVMQDASVMHINKVHQKSRTLHCGNKCEEIIVLHLGYLNYTQYQVVVSFKDLENITFELKVKFVWKTYNPTFSQVEIWFRFVFVVLTFMVTCLFAHSLRKFSMRDWGIEQKWMSILLPLLLLYNDPFFPLSFLVNSWFPGTLDDFFQALFLCALLLFWLCVYHGIRVQGERKFLTFYLPKLIIVGLLWLSAVTLGIWQTVNELKDPTYQYKVDIVNFQGMKIFFLVVVALYILYLIFLIVRACSELKNMPYSDLRLKFLTVLTFVVLIISMIILYLRFGAKALQNNFVAELSTHYQNSAEFLSFYGLLNFYLYTLAFVYSPSKNALYDSQLKDNPAFSMLNDSDDEVIYGSDYEDMPLQNGRAIKATAKYQDKSDSD